One Solanum lycopersicum chromosome 2, SLM_r2.1 genomic region harbors:
- the LOC101256440 gene encoding cysteine-rich receptor-like protein kinase 42, translating to MKIEMNISSSNFPLVNWMVILLLNFALICEADPRISESGLICGTNRTTAAIIIPQFVKLMEVVSQRVTDNNWGNHGVNSTNISIYALANCYQDLPHQDCLLCYAASRTRLPRCLPGKSGRIYLDGCFLRYDHYNFFNETTDSAEDRVNCSSSNGVATGQEVATLNASAGNLIDELTKTAVANGGYAAANLNGVYGLAQCWRTLSTSGCKKCLDKASRDIKGCLPSRDARALIAGCYLRYSTQKFLNDPSGNSSGGISKGVIVAIVLGVTAFTMLALSAAYTARKRSLRRKRARINLGKISNSYKKSSLNFKYENLEKATNYFDPSTKVGQGGNGSVYKGTLPNGNVIAVKRLFFNTRQWVDDFFNEVNLIHGIEHKNLVKLLGCSIEGPESLLVYEFVTNKSLDQYLFDKDKVKILRWEERFRIIVGTAQGIDFLHGGSEIRIIHRDIKSSNVLLDENLEAKIADFGLARCFGADKTHLSTGIAGTLGYMAPEYLVKGQLTEKADVYSYGVLVLEIVSGRKSIAFAEDSGSLLQTVWKLYTTNQVTEALDPLLKGDFPREEASKVLKVGLLCTQASVALRPSMSEVVQMLTCEGYQIPEPCQPPFLNSNLLAGGSIKSSIRSLVSNALYKLDESSSYATTTESLSMQSSSTGPHKSDEFLLKESENTK from the exons ATGAAAATTGAGATGAATATATCCAGCTCAAATTTTCCACTTGTAAATTGGATGGTTATTTTGTTGCTGAATTTTGCTTTAATTTGTGAAGCCGATCCTCGAATTTCAGAATCTGGACTAATATGCGGCACGAACAGGACAACAGCGGCGATCATTATTCCCCAATTTGTTAAACTAATGGAAGTTGTTTCACAACGCGTGACGGATAACAATTGGGGAAACCACGGTGTAAATTCAacaaatatatcaatttatgCATTAGCAAATTGTTATCAGGATCTACCACATCAGGACTGTCTTCTATGCTACGCTGCTAGTCGAACTCGACTTCCTCGTTGTCTTCCGGGTAAATCCGGTCGAATATATCTCGACGGATGTTTTCTACGGTACGATCACTACAATTTCTTCAACGAAACTACTGATTCAGCTGAAGATAGAGTGAACTGTAGCAGCTCAAATGGAGTTGCTACTGGACAGGAAGTGGCCACGTTAAACGCATCAGCTGGAAATTTGATTGATGAATTGACCAAGACAGCGGTGGCGAACGGCGGTTACGCGGCGGCGAATTTGAACGGAGTTTATGGATTGGCGCAGTGTTGGAGAACTTTGAGTACAAGTGGTTGTAAAAAGTGTTTGGACAAAGCAAGTAGAGATATCAAAGGGTGTTTGCCTAGTAGAGATGCTAGAGCTTTGATTGCTGGCTGTTATTTGAGATATTCTACACAGAAATTTCTCAATGATCCCTCCGGGAACAGCAGCGGTG GAATAAGCAAAGGGGTGATAGTAGCTATAGTTCTTGGAGTGACAGCTTTCACCATGCTTGCTCTCTCAGCGGCTTACACAGCTCGTAAAAGATCATTAAGGCGAAAACGAG CACGCATTAATCTTGGCAAAATATCGAATTCATACAAGAAGTCGAGcttgaattttaaatatgaaaatcttGAGAAGGCAACAAACTACTTTGATCCTTCAACAAAAGTAGGACAAGGAGGAAATGGTTCTGTATACAAAGGGACTCTGCCTAATGGGAATGTTATTGCAGTTAAGAGACTATTTTTCAATACAAGACAATGGGTTGATGACTTCTTCAATGAGGTCAATCTCATCCATGGAATTGAACACAAAAATCTTGTCAAGTTGTTGGGTTGCAGCATTGAAGGCCCCGAGAGCCTGCTCGTATACGAGTTTGTGACCAATAAGAGTCTAGATCAATACCTCTTTG ATAAAGACAAGGTAAAGATTCTAAGATGGGAAGAACGTTTCCGTATTATAGTTGGAACAGCACAAGGCATTGATTTCCTCCATGGAGGTTCAGAGATCAGAATCATCCATAGGGACATCAAGAGCTCCAATGTACTTCTTGATGAAAATCTTGAAGCAAAAATTGCTGATTTTGGACTTGCTCGGTGTTTCGGAGCTGACAAGACTCATCTCAGCACTGGAATTGCTGGAACATT AGGATATATGGCTCCTGAATACCTCGTTAAAGGACAACTAACAGAGAAGGCTGATGTCTATAGCTACGGGGTGCTTGTTCTTGAAATTGTCAGTGGCAGAAAAAGTATTGCCTTTGCAGAGGACTCTGGCTCTCTACTACAAACA GTGTGGAAGCTGTACACAACAAATCAGGTAACTGAAGCATTGGACCCTCTACTGAAAGGCGATTTTCCGCGAGAAGAGGCATCAAAGGTACTAAAAGTGGGGTTGTTGTGCACTCAAGCTTCTGTCGCTTTAAGACCATCAATGAGTGAAGTTGTCCAAATGCTAACGTGTGAGGGCTATCAAATTCCAGAACCATGCCAACCACCATTCTTAAATTCGAACTTATTAGCTGGCGGTTCAATCAAATCCAGTATAAGAAGTTTAGTCTCAAATGCACTCTATAAACTTGATGAATCATCATCTTATGCCACCACCACTGAGTCCTTAAGTATGCAAAGCTCATCAACTGGACCACACAAAAGTGATGAATTCCTTTTAAAAGAGTCTGAAAATACGAAATAA